A single Penaeus chinensis breed Huanghai No. 1 chromosome 7, ASM1920278v2, whole genome shotgun sequence DNA region contains:
- the LOC125027544 gene encoding uncharacterized protein LOC125027544, whose amino-acid sequence MMRCFIILSVIASSLFLHGGARIASPSKLSSVPTPDLSPFPLPDLSSLPSPDLSSVLSPDLSSLPSPDLSSVLSPDLPSLSLPDLTDLPSPTLPPLQIPNLPPLTLPGLPTLFFADLPLDDLPAISADTWIMEDTGAGALAGPLGGLLIGGLIAINVGAIAGYIVDKSGVLSRKERQAGPVSQLAETESYILSTVSQIDTHGCILKLLCLLESEETLTKEESLFVTFLSNKMPLFSQEANATALISEEQDSDRPHSKEECNTLFSNCPVGGQLLRRLLGVVWGFGFTSL is encoded by the exons ATG ATGCGCTGCTTCATCATCTTATCCGTGattgcctcttccctctttctccatggCGGGGCTCGCATCGCCTCTCCTTCGAAGTTATCTTCCGTCCCTACCCCTGATTTATCGCCCTTTCCTTTACCTgacctgtcctccctcccttcccctgacctATCTTCCGTCCTTTCCCCTgacctgtcctccctcccttcccctgacctATCTTCCGTCCTTTCCCCtgacctaccctccctctctttacctgaCCTAACtgaccttccttcccccactttaCCCCCCCTCCAAATCCCGAACCTACCCCCTCTCACCTTGCCTGGCCTGCCGACCCTCTTCTTCGCCGACCTGCCTCTCGACGACTTGCCAGCGATCTCCGCCGACACCTGGATCATGGAGGACACGGGCGCCGGGGCTCTTGCAGGTCCCCTCGGCGGCCTGCTGATCGGGGGCCTCATCGCGATCAAT GTGGGAGCGATCGCCGGCTATATCGTCGACAAATCTGGCGTTCTCAGCAGGAAGGAGAGGCAAGCAGGACCTGTCTCACAGTTGGCGGAGACTGAATCCTACATCCTATCCACCGTCAGTCAGATAGACACTCACGGTTGTATCCTGAAGCTGCTGTGTCTGCTGGAATCAGAGGAAACACTCACGAAGGAGGAAAGCCTCTTCGTGACTTTCCTCTCGAACAAAATGCCTCTTTTCTCCCAGGAGGCAAATGCAACGGCGCTCATTTCCGAGGAACAAGACTCCGATCGACCTCACAGCAAGGAGGAATGCAACACGCTTTTTAGCAACTGTCCTGTTGGGGGCCAGTTGCTCAGACGTCTTCTCGGTGTCGTTTGGGGTTTCGGCTTCACCTCGCTTTAA
- the LOC125027603 gene encoding uncharacterized protein LOC125027603 isoform X1, whose product MIVAMRRVVLYLFVVSSVLVQSEAGGPLGAPIAAVMISGMIALKGAAIIGLLISGLVDDYEDEDYTESEDYEGDGDDGETATAPERRWYRGRRSVQDISATESHLLSVISQLDTHGCILKTMCYLQEGESPDALTTEESVLVDLLSNGLTAFSKEVNATILLSMGEGLGMTSFEGGCDALFSKCPFGKELLRGFLRQVWGCGVISI is encoded by the exons ATGATAGTCGCG ATGCGTCGGGTAGTTCTGTACTTGTTCGTCGTCTCCTCCGTCCTCGTGCAGAGCGAGGCGGGAGGGCCTCTCGGGGCTCCCATAGCAGCTGTTATGATTTCGGGGATGATCGCGCTGAAG GGAGCAGCAATTATCGGCCTCCTCATCTCCGGTCTGGTTGACGACTACGAGGACGAAGACTACACCGAAAGCGAGGACTACGAAGGGGACGGAGACGACGGCGAAACAGCAACGGCGCCCGAGAGAAGGTGGTACAGGGGGAGGCGCTCCGTCCAAGACATTTCCGCCACGGAATCCCACCTCCTCTCGGTCATCAGCCAGCTGGACACCCACGGCTGCATCCTCAAGACGATGTGCTACCTGCAGGAGGGGGAGTCTCCGGACGCTCTCACGACGGAGGAGAGCGTCCTGGTTGACCTTCTGTCCAACGGGCTGACGGCGTTCTCCAAGGAGGTCAACGCCACGATTCTTCTGTCCATGGGAGAAGGACTTGGCATGACCTCTTTCGAAGGCGGCTGTGATGCCCTCTTCAGTAAATGTCCTTTCGGGAAAGAGCTTTTGAGGGGTTTCCTTAGGCAGGTTTGGGGATGTGGCGTCATATCGATctga
- the LOC125027603 gene encoding uncharacterized protein LOC125027603 isoform X2: MRRVVLYLFVVSSVLVQSEAGGPLGAPIAAVMISGMIALKGAAIIGLLISGLVDDYEDEDYTESEDYEGDGDDGETATAPERRWYRGRRSVQDISATESHLLSVISQLDTHGCILKTMCYLQEGESPDALTTEESVLVDLLSNGLTAFSKEVNATILLSMGEGLGMTSFEGGCDALFSKCPFGKELLRGFLRQVWGCGVISI, from the exons ATGCGTCGGGTAGTTCTGTACTTGTTCGTCGTCTCCTCCGTCCTCGTGCAGAGCGAGGCGGGAGGGCCTCTCGGGGCTCCCATAGCAGCTGTTATGATTTCGGGGATGATCGCGCTGAAG GGAGCAGCAATTATCGGCCTCCTCATCTCCGGTCTGGTTGACGACTACGAGGACGAAGACTACACCGAAAGCGAGGACTACGAAGGGGACGGAGACGACGGCGAAACAGCAACGGCGCCCGAGAGAAGGTGGTACAGGGGGAGGCGCTCCGTCCAAGACATTTCCGCCACGGAATCCCACCTCCTCTCGGTCATCAGCCAGCTGGACACCCACGGCTGCATCCTCAAGACGATGTGCTACCTGCAGGAGGGGGAGTCTCCGGACGCTCTCACGACGGAGGAGAGCGTCCTGGTTGACCTTCTGTCCAACGGGCTGACGGCGTTCTCCAAGGAGGTCAACGCCACGATTCTTCTGTCCATGGGAGAAGGACTTGGCATGACCTCTTTCGAAGGCGGCTGTGATGCCCTCTTCAGTAAATGTCCTTTCGGGAAAGAGCTTTTGAGGGGTTTCCTTAGGCAGGTTTGGGGATGTGGCGTCATATCGATctga
- the LOC125027521 gene encoding uncharacterized protein LOC125027521, giving the protein MRRLLLLACAASFGVLRSEAVLIIPLEPDILPLFPTNLVAGATGAALAFPMGAFLLAASIALKGAVFIGVIIAGALDGGTLVKKRSVSQISEIESELLSTIGQLDTHGCIMKMLCILQTESPESRTPEENVLVDLLSSSVLTFSNEVNATVLNSSEEGGVPNHSAEDCNAFFSMCAYEKEILRGLLRHVFSCGMPSL; this is encoded by the exons ATgcgtcgcctcctcctcctcgcctgcgcCGCCTCCTTCGGCGTCCTCCGCTCGGAAGCCGTGCTGATCATCCCTCTGGAGCCGGACATCCTGCCTCTCTTCCCGACCAACTTGGTGGCAGGAGCGACGGGCGCCGCTTTGGCCTTCCCTATGGGCGCCTTCCTCCTGGCCGCCTCCATCGCGCTCAAG ggCGCAGTATTCATCGGCGTCATCATCGCCGGGGCGCTGGACGGGGGGACGCTGGTGAAGAAGCGCTCCGTCAGCCAGATCTCCGAGATCGAATCCGAGCTCCTGTCCACCATCGGCCAGCTGGACACCCACGGCTGTATCATGAAGATGCTGTGTATCCTCCAGACGGAATCCCCGGAGTCTCGCACGCCCGAGGAGAATGTTCTGGTTGACCTCTTGTCTAGCAGCGTTTTGACCTTCTCGAACGAGGTCAACGCGACGGTTCTTAATTCGAGCGAGGAGGGAGGTGTTCCGAACCACAGCGCTGAGGACTGTAATGCGTTCTTTAGCATGTGTGCTTACGAGAAAGAGATACTGAGAGGGCTTCTTCGCCATGTCTTTAGCTGCGGGATGCCCTCCTTgtaa
- the LOC125026889 gene encoding uncharacterized protein LOC125026889, whose amino-acid sequence MVTMRNFLLLGVIAADVLLISDCFILTEDDVVPVFPDLPAPFIPTLGVIAANGLMPLLRATLLAMETAFVIAVFITGGQDRRKRSTSEELANLLLSAVSRLDTHGCILKLLCQLEAESPDALSVEERRLVEAFADRLELFAEGSGVEEAHGGDGQGRDGALCDAPADRCPFGGAVLRSVWRRVSGSVSGLWENNAPTVMPGL is encoded by the exons ATGGTTACA ATGCGCAACTTCCTTCTGTTAGGAGTCATCGCGGCCGACGTCCTCCTTATCTCCGACTGTTTTATCTTGACGGAAGATGATGTTGTTCCTGTTTTTCCTGATCTTCCTGCCCCTTTTATCCCGACGCTTGGCGTTATCGCGGCCAACGGATTGATGCCGTTACTCAGGGCAACGCTGCTGGCAATGGAG ACTGCCTTTGTCATAGCAGTGTTCATAACAGGAGGCCAGGATCGCAGGAAGAGATCCACTTCAGAAGAATTAGCGAATCTCCTTCTCTCCGCTGTCAGCCGCCTGGACACTCACGGCTGTATCCTCAAGTTGCTGTGTCAGCTGGAGGCCGAATCACCCGACGCGCTCTCGGTCGAGGAGAGAAGGCTCGTGGAAGCGTTCGCCGATCGCCTCGAGCTCTTCGCCGAGGGCAGCGGCGTCGAGGAGGCCCATGGCGGCGATGGCCAAGGGCGGGACGGGGCTCTGTGTGACGCCCCTGCTGATCGGTGTCCGTTTGGAGGAGCTGTGTTGAGGAGTGTGTGGCGCCGGGTCTCGGGGAGTGTTTCGGGATTATGGGAAAACAACGCACCGACAGTCATGCCCGGTTTATAA